Below is a genomic region from Helicobacter pylori.
AATATAAAGCTAAATACTCTAATAAAGAAATTTTAATAGCTGACACTTACTATCCAAGCTCTAAGACTTGTTCTAATTGTCAAAAAGTTAAACAAGATTTAAAGCTTAACGATAGGATTTATCAATGCCTAGAGTGTGGCTTTGAATTAGATAGAGATATAAACGCTGCTATCAATCTTTTAAAGCATTTAGTAGGTAGAGTTACTGCCGAATTTACGCCTATGGACTTGACGGCTCTGTTGAATGATTTGTCCAATAATCGTTTAGCAACTAGCAAGGTTGAACTAGGAATACAACAAAAATCCCAAATTGAGAGAATTTTATAGCTCTTTATAGGATTTTATAGGTTTGTAGTAACGGCTTTTGCTTGAAAAGAAATTTTATATAATAGAGATTAGAGAAACAGCGTTAAAAGACGCTTATCCTATCATGGGAGATAGCATCAAAATGATGCCTACCATATTATAGGAGACAGCATCAAAAAGATGCTACTAGAGCCGTGTATAACGCGCTCCTGTCAGAATAAAGGGCGGGGAAGTTTTTAGGCACAGGCCCGTTTTCACCCGGTTTAAAGCCTTTGTTAGTATGCACGCCATAATACGCAAGATCCACGCTACCGCTCAAGTATTCAGTGAATTTATAACCTAAAGAGATCATCGCTCTCGCTTCCCAAGAGACTACTGAATTGGAATATTGTGTGGCGAATTTCCATGTGAATTTTTTGGCAAAATGAGTGCCGCCACAAGAAAGGAGAATGGTAGCGGCGTCTCTTTTAAGGGCTGTGCCTGTAAAACCCGCATAGACGCTGTTACTCCCCATTATCACACCGCTTGGATTCCCCATATTGCCTATCCAACCATTAGCGTTTTGAAAGACTTTATAAAAAGCGATGGAAACATTGTAATTGTTTATATCAAAGCGTTGGCGGATAATGAGATTTTGCCCGTTTTGAGTGGCAGGCGTGTCGTATCTATAGACCGGACTCCCGTTGGATTTAACGATCATCCAAGGGTAGTAAATGGGAAAAAACCCTATGACAGCTGTATCAGAGCGAAAGCCTGTGCCGCTAAAATTGGGGTTAGAGTCCCAACCAATCTTAACGCCCGGAGCGTTAAAGATTTGAGGCGAAAGGTAATAAAAGCCTTCTATGAGGAAACGATGAGGTTTATAGGTGAGTTGCACCGCATGCGTGCCATAAAGCACCTTTCGCCCATGGCTATCATAACCTCCCTTATCGTTTTTAGTGAAGCCTCCGCTATAAGTGGTCCTAGCGGCAAACCAATCCATTAAAAACGAGCCGTAAGCGAACGCCCTCCCAAAAGAGCTAAACCAAGTCAAGCGCGCATGCTTGTATTGCCCAGAAACTTGAAAGCCTTGCGTTTGACCGCTTTTATAAGGCATGGTGGAGAGATAGCGTCCGGCTTTTATTTCAAAATAATTCTTATAAGCGTATTCTAAATACGCATCGCTAAAGACATAATTGCGGACATTTTTGTTGTATTTCATGTTCTGTGTCCCTAAATCATCGCTTTGTAAGATGTTTGTATAACCCCCCATGAACCCATCGTAATAACCAAAGAGATTGTAAGCCACAGAGCCGTCTTCAAACTTCTTCGTGCCGTCATAGAAAATAGATCCCACCATGCCCCCTATTTTGCCTTTTAGAACATGGTCTGAAACCTTTTTGGGTAACAGGCTAAAACCAAGCCCTAAATAGCCCGCAATCGTTGCGAATTGCTGCATAGGGTAGATGCCTCTTTCTTTATTGATTTTATGCTGGTTAAAACCGATCGTGCTGGATTGATCCACAAAGCCATTAAGCTTAGCTTCAAAACCTTGTAAAGAAGAGCTTAAAAATGCCCCAAAGAATAAAACCTGACTTGCCTTTTTCATGCATGCCTCCTAAAATGAGATTGATAAATGCAAATACTTTTAAAGATAAATCTATTCTTTGATTTTTATTATTCTTAGCTTTGAAATAATTATAATATGTAAAATAATGCATATGATGAGAAAGTCAAGCTTTTAAAAGCTAAAAACGATTAATTTGTGGAAAATTTACTCTCTTTAAATTCAAATGGCTAATATATGGTGCTAAAATCCGTTACGAGTAACGGATTATTTTGAATGGATCGCTTGAGAATGGGGTTAAGCTTTGTTTTATCGTTTTTTAGGTTTTATCTGGTTATAAAACAAAGTCTATTGGTTGTAATTCTTATACAATTCTATTAAGCGCTTAGTGGAGCTGTCAAAATAAGCGTTGCTTTTATGCCCTTCTAATTCTTGTAAAATCGGCACGGCTAATTCTTTCCCAAGCTCCACGCCCCATTGATCAAAGCTGTTAATATCCCAAATAACCCCTTGCACAAAGACTTTATGCTCATAAAGAGCCACTAATGCCCCAATATTGCTTGGTGAAATCTTTTCTAATAAAAGGATATTAGAAGGGCGGTTGCCAAAAAATACCCTGTGGTGGGCTAAATCTTTGGCTTCATCTTTGTCTAAGCCTTTAAAGAGCAATTCCCCAAGCGCTTCTTCATAACTCTTGCCTTTCATGAAAGCTTGCGCTTGCGCTAAAACATTGCTGAATAGAATCTCATGGTGGCCTTTAGCGTTAGGCTTTTTGTCTAAAGAAGCGATAAAATCAATGGGTATTAAATGCGTGCCTTGATGCAAGAGCTGGAAAAAGGCGTGCTGAGCGTTAATGCCCATATCGCCCCAAACAACAGGACAGGTGTCATAGGGGATGATTTCGCCTTTTTTGCTGATGCGTTTGCCATTACTTTCCATATCTAATTGCTGAATGAATTTAGGGAAATGCCTTAAATACTGATCGTAAGGAGCGATTAAATGGCTTTTGGATTTAAAAAAATTGATATACCACACGCCAATTAGCCCCATTAAAACGGGTAAATTGCTTTCAAAAGGGGCGTTTCTAAAATGCTCATCCATCAAATACGCTCCTTTCAAAAGAGCGTTGAAATTTTTCTTCCCTAAATAGATCATAATGGATAAGCCAATAGCCGACCACAAACTATAGCGCCCCCCTACAAAATCCCAAAATTCAAACATGTTATGCTCGTCAATGCCAAATTGTTGCACGGCTTCTTTATTAGTGGATACCGCTACAAAGTGCTTAGCGATATGCTTTTCATCGCCGCTTCTTTCTACAAACCATTTTCTAGCGGTTAGGGCGTTGGTTAAGGTTTCTTGAGTGGAAAAAGTCTTAGAAGCCACGATAAAAAGCGTGCTGGCTGGATTGAGTTTTTCTAAAACATCTAAAATCTGTGTGCCATCCACATTAGACACAAAATGCATTTTTAATCTCGGGTGGCCGTAGCGTTTTAGAGCGGTGCAAACCATTAAAGCGCCTAAATCTGACCCTCCAATACCGATATTGACAATATCAGTGATCACTTGATTGGTATAGCCCAATCTTTTACCGCTTCTCACACTATCGCTAAAGGCTCGCATGCGTTTTAAAACATTTCTCACGCTTTTTAACACTTCCATGTTGTCTAGTAAAATTTCAGTGTCATTCAAGCTTCTTAAAGCGGTGTGTAAAACGGCCCTTTTTTCGGTGGTGTTGATTTTTTCGCCCTTAAACATCGCCTCAATCTTTTCTTTTAAAGAGCAGTCATCCGCTAATTCAAAAAGAAGCTTTAAAGTGGTATCGTTCAAGCGGTTTTTGGAATAGTCCAAACTCAAGCTTTCCAATTGCACGAAATAACGGCTCGCTCGCTCTTTGTCTTTGGAAAACCAATCGCGCATATGCGCTTCTTTGATTTCTTCATAATGTTTGAGTAATTTTGGATAAGTTTTTAATTGGGTTAGCATCAATACCCCTTAAATAAAAAATATAACGCTCTATTATAAGCTAGTTTTAATTACAATTTTCAAATGTTAAGAAAAAACATTTTAGCTTACTATGGGGCGAATTTTCTCTTAATCATCGCTCAAAGCTTGCCCCATGCGATTTTAACCCCATTGTTGCTTTCTAAAGGGCTTAGTTTGAGTGAAATCTTGCTCGTGCAAACCTTTTTTAGCTTTTGCGTGCTGGTGGCTGAATACCCAAGCGGCGTTTTAGCGGATTTGATGAGCCGAAAAAATTTATTCCTGGTTTCTAACGCCTTTTTAATCGCTAGTTTTTCGTTTGTGCTGTTTTTTGATAGTTTTATTCTCATGCTTTTAGCGTGGGGGCTGTATGGTTTGTATAGCGCATGCTCTAGCGGCACGATTGAAGCTTCACTCATCACAGACATTAAAGAAAATAAAAAGGATTTGTCTAAATTTTTAGCCAAAAACAATCAAATCGCTTATTTGGGCATGATTATAGGGAGTTCTTTGGGATCGTTTTTGTATCTCAAAGTCCATGCGATGCTGTATATCGTGGGGATTTTTTTAATCATGCTCTGTGCACTAACGATCATCATTTATTTTAAAGAAAAAGAAGAAGATTTTAAAAGCCAAAAAAGTTTGAAACTCCTTAAAGAGCAAGTCAAAGGCAGTCTTAAAGAGCTTAAAGATAACCCCAAGCTTAAAATTTTGTTAGTGGGGCATTTGATTACGCCCGTCTTTTTTATGAGCCATTTTCAAATGTGGCAAGCGTATTTTTTAAAACAAGGCGTTAAAGAGCAATACCTTTTTATATTTTATATCGCTTTTCAAGTGATTTCCATCCTCATTCATTTTTTAAAAGCCAAAAATTACAGCCAAAAAATCGCCCTAAGTTCGCTTTTGGTGTTGCTGGGCGTTAGCCCCTTGTTGCTTAGCAATATCCCTTATTGTTTCATAGGGGTGTATGCGCTCATGGTGGCGTTTTTTGCTTACATGAGTTATTGCTTGGGGTATCAATTCTCCAAATTCGTTTCTAAAAACAACATTTCATCGCTCTCATCGCTTTTATCAAGCTGTGTGCGCGTGGTTTCTGTGTTAGTTTTATCGCTCAGTAGTTTGGAACTGCGTTACTTCTCGCCCCTAACTATCATCACCATGCATTTTGCCCTAACGCTTATCATGCTCTTTTTCTTTTTGTATAAGGCTAAGCCGTTTGATGAGTGATGAATATTGAACATAAAATGTAAAAAATGCCAAAAAGTATTTTTTTAAATAAAAATATAAAAGAGCTTGACGCTAGTCAAGTGATAACTTATTAAAAAAGCGGTCTTGGGGGTTAGGGGGTTTATTAAGGGGGTTAAGGGGGTATTATCGCAAAATACCCCCTATCCCCTTAAGGAAATGAGTTTTGCTAAATAAAATATAAGACTACAACCTTTTAGCGATTTCTACAGCAACATCATAGCCATGGTTTAAAGCGGTAGCGATACTCGCCCCTGATTTGAATAAAATATCGCCCACGATGAATAAATTAGGGATATTGTTGCTCTCTAAATTTTCTTTCACTACAGGGATATTGGTGCTAGGATCCAACTCTAAAGAACAGCGTTTAAAAAATTCTAAAGGGGTAGAGCCACCGATCGCATACAGCAAGCGATCAAAACTCTCGCTCGTGTTATCGGTGAAATTAACCTTAATTTGAGTGCCATCTTCTTCTAGGCTTTCAATATCCACTTCAAGCTTGCTTTTAAGCGTGTTATTGTTTAGGACTTCTTGCAAGTTTTTAGCGTTGTCTTCATTGATGCGACTGAATTCTTTTTTGCGGTAATTGAGGGTGGTAGGGGTGGTTTTGCACAAAGCAATGGCGTATTCCACCGCTGAGTTGCCTCCGCCAATCACAAGGGTTTTTTCATTTTCCTTACAATCATTGATGCTAAAAACCACTTGTTTAGAGAGCGCAACAGGGATTTTGTAAGTAGTAGGGCGGTTTGGCTGGCCCATTTTCCCGATCGCAACCACCACAAATTTAGCATGATAGGTTGCATTAGAAGTGGTGGTGATTTTAAAGTATTCGCCTTCTTTTTTCACGCTCTCAATATCGGTTTTATAGCTTGGCGTGATGCGATGCTCTTTTAAAAGGTTAGTGAAATTCTCTAAAGTTTCTTCTTTAAAGCTGTCTTTAAAAGGGATATGCCCTTTAAGCTCTACGACTTGCTTTTTATAATCTTTATCAATCCTTTTACCGGCTTTATAAAACTTCTCTATCATGCCTGAATGGCTTTCGGTTTTTTCGCATAAAAGCACTTTTTTAACGCCGGCTATTTCGCATTCTACGGCCGTGGCAATGCCCCCAGGCCCTGCACCCACTATCAACACATCTAAAATTTCTTGGTTCATTTCTATCCTTATTATTTTCTTTTTAGTTCTCTTGGCGTTTTTCTTGTAAAATTGCTTCGTTCAAATCGCTTGTGCTGTCATACAACACGCTTTCAAGCATGCGTTTTTCATCGTCAAACTGACCGCTTTTAACCCCCCATAAAAACGCTATTAAGCCTATTAATCCCATAAGCACTGAGACAACTAACATGATGGTTAAAATTTCTGTATTCATCTCTATATCTTTTAGGTTATTAGGATAACGCTGTCATTATACTAAAAGATAGCGTTCAAATCACCAATAGGTTGAATAAGTTTGGATAACATGAAAATAAAAACGAATCAAAAGAGGGTTTTTATGCAAGAAGCGTTGTTGCGTTTTCAAGAGGGTTTTAAGGAGTGGGGTTATCTTATTTTATTTGTGTATTCTTTGGGGGGTGGGTATGTGGGGATTGTCATCGCTTCTATTTTGAGCGCGACCACGCACGCTTTGGATATAAAAATAACCATTCTTGTCGCTTTTTTAGGGAATATGGTAGGGAGTGGGGCTCTTGTAGTCTTTGCCCGCTATCAAAAAAGAGAATTTTTGCAATATTTCCAAAAGCACAGAAGAAAGCTTGCTTTAGCGAGTTTGTGGGTGAAACGCTACGCCTTGCTCATGATTTTTGTTAATAAATATTTGTATGGGATTAAAAGCGTTGTGCCTTTGGCGGTTGGTTTTAGCAAATACCCTTTAAAAAGATTTTTATGGCTTAATGTTTTATCCAGTTTTTTGTGGGCGCTGATCGTGGGGAGCGTTTCTTTTAAAGCGAGCGATTGGGTGAAAACGCTGTATGAAAGGCTTTCTCATTACACTTCGTTTTTTCTTATTGGTTTGGGTCTTGTGTTGCTTTTAATATGGTTTTTATTGAAACGATATTCGCGCAAAATGGGTTTTTAAGCAAGATTTTTAATTAAATGCGCTAAACTACGCCCACAAGCATTCGCAAAAAGTGGGTGCGTTAGTATCTTTAAACACAAGGATTGGAATATGGGAAAAATTGGTATCTTTTTTGGGACAGACAGCGGGAACGCTGAAGCTATCGCTGAAAAAATCAGCAAGGCTATTGGTAATGCCGAAGTGATTGATGTGGCTAAGGCTTCTAAAGAGCAATTTAATAGCTTTACAAAGGTTATTTTAGTCGCTCCAACAGCCGGTGCGGGCGATTTGCAAACAGATTGGGAAGACTTTTTAGGCACACTGGAATCGAGCGATTTTGCGAATAAAACCATTGGACTTGTAGGCTTGGGCGATCAAGACACTTACAGCGAAACTTTTGCAGAAGGCATTTTCCACATTTATGAAAAAGCTAAAGCCGGTAAAGTGGTAGGGCAAACTCCCACTGATGGTTATCATTTTGAAGCTTCTAAAGCGGTAGAAGGCGGTAAATTCGTGGGTCTTGTGATTGATGAAGACAATCAAGACGATCTCACTGATGAGAGGATTTCAAAATGGGTAGAACAAATTAAAGGTTCTTTCGCTTAATCTTTATAAGCCCTAAATTTAGGGCTTTTTTAAACTCCTTTTTATGTCTTTAATGCTAGAAATAGACAACCAAACCCCACTAGAGTCAGACTTTTTATTATTAGAAAAAATCGCAAATATTTTAGCCCCCACTCAAATTATTGAGCTTGTTTTAGTGAGCGATGAAACCATGCGAGAAATCAACAGGGATTTTAGAGGTTGCGATTACGCTACCGATGTTTTGAGCTTCCCTTTAGAAGCGATTCCTCACACCCCTTTAGGGAGCGTGGTGATTAACATGCCATTAGCTCAAGAAAACGCCCTGAAATTAGGGCATAGATTAGAAGAGGAGATCGCTCTTTTATTCATTCATGGGGTGTTGCACTTGTTAGGCTATGACCATGAAAAAGATAAGGGAGAACAACGCCAAAAAGAGAGCGAACTCATTAAAGCGTTTGACTTGCCTTTGAGTTTGATTGAACGGGCACAGGATTAGTTTTAGGTGGCTCTAACGCTGACAAATAAAGCTTTTAATTTCTTTTAAAATGGGGCTTTAATTATTTTGTCTTATATTTTAAATTTTATTTTATAGTAAAGGGGGGATGGGAGGTAAACATTTCCTCCTGCAACCCCCCAACTAAATCCCACTAATCCCCTAAGATCGCATTATAAAAAACTATCTCTTGACTAGCGTCAAACTCTTTCGTATTGGATTATAAAAAATGATTTTAGTATTTTTTCAAAGCCCTTCATAATAATACGACTGCGTGATGCCTTTAATGAAAGTTAAGGGATCGTTAATATTAGAACTCAAATGCTTTTTTAAAAGCGTTTTGATTTCCAAATCATTCACAGGACTCCTTTCTGTTGCGCTCAAATAAGCGGCTTTATCAATCCTATCCCAAAGCGCAATTTTTTTTAATTCCTTTTTAAGCAATAAATCAAGCCATATCCTAGTCGCTCTGCCATTACCCTCCAAAAAAGGGTGAGCGGTATTCATTTCCACATATTTTTCTATGATTTGATTGAAATGGCTTTGTGGCATGCTCTCAATTCTGGGTAAAATCAAATCCAAATACAAGCAGTTAGCGAATCTGAAATTTCCTTTAGCAATGTTTTTATCCCTGATTTTCCCAGCAAATTCATACAACCCTTCAAACAAAAACCGATGGATTTCTTGCAGGTCCTTGATTGTGCCTACTTCTATGGTGTCAATCAGACCGCTTTGGATCAAATGCTTGGCTTTTTCTAAACTCTGTCTGTCTAAATGCATTGCACTTATTTTTTAAGAGTGTAATTTTTAGGGTGCATTTTTTTCACGCTCTTTTGGCATGCTTTGA
It encodes:
- a CDS encoding HP1165 family MFS efflux transporter, whose translation is MLRKNILAYYGANFLLIIAQSLPHAILTPLLLSKGLSLSEILLVQTFFSFCVLVAEYPSGVLADLMSRKNLFLVSNAFLIASFSFVLFFDSFILMLLAWGLYGLYSACSSGTIEASLITDIKENKKDLSKFLAKNNQIAYLGMIIGSSLGSFLYLKVHAMLYIVGIFLIMLCALTIIIYFKEKEEDFKSQKSLKLLKEQVKGSLKELKDNPKLKILLVGHLITPVFFMSHFQMWQAYFLKQGVKEQYLFIFYIAFQVISILIHFLKAKNYSQKIALSSLLVLLGVSPLLLSNIPYCFIGVYALMVAFFAYMSYCLGYQFSKFVSKNNISSLSSLLSSCVRVVSVLVLSLSSLELRYFSPLTIITMHFALTLIMLFFFLYKAKPFDE
- the fic gene encoding protein adenylyltransferase Fic codes for the protein MHLDRQSLEKAKHLIQSGLIDTIEVGTIKDLQEIHRFLFEGLYEFAGKIRDKNIAKGNFRFANCLYLDLILPRIESMPQSHFNQIIEKYVEMNTAHPFLEGNGRATRIWLDLLLKKELKKIALWDRIDKAAYLSATERSPVNDLEIKTLLKKHLSSNINDPLTFIKGITQSYYYEGL
- a CDS encoding DedA family protein, yielding MQEALLRFQEGFKEWGYLILFVYSLGGGYVGIVIASILSATTHALDIKITILVAFLGNMVGSGALVVFARYQKREFLQYFQKHRRKLALASLWVKRYALLMIFVNKYLYGIKSVVPLAVGFSKYPLKRFLWLNVLSSFLWALIVGSVSFKASDWVKTLYERLSHYTSFFLIGLGLVLLLIWFLLKRYSRKMGF
- the pgi gene encoding glucose-6-phosphate isomerase; protein product: MLTQLKTYPKLLKHYEEIKEAHMRDWFSKDKERASRYFVQLESLSLDYSKNRLNDTTLKLLFELADDCSLKEKIEAMFKGEKINTTEKRAVLHTALRSLNDTEILLDNMEVLKSVRNVLKRMRAFSDSVRSGKRLGYTNQVITDIVNIGIGGSDLGALMVCTALKRYGHPRLKMHFVSNVDGTQILDVLEKLNPASTLFIVASKTFSTQETLTNALTARKWFVERSGDEKHIAKHFVAVSTNKEAVQQFGIDEHNMFEFWDFVGGRYSLWSAIGLSIMIYLGKKNFNALLKGAYLMDEHFRNAPFESNLPVLMGLIGVWYINFFKSKSHLIAPYDQYLRHFPKFIQQLDMESNGKRISKKGEIIPYDTCPVVWGDMGINAQHAFFQLLHQGTHLIPIDFIASLDKKPNAKGHHEILFSNVLAQAQAFMKGKSYEEALGELLFKGLDKDEAKDLAHHRVFFGNRPSNILLLEKISPSNIGALVALYEHKVFVQGVIWDINSFDQWGVELGKELAVPILQELEGHKSNAYFDSSTKRLIELYKNYNQ
- the ybeY gene encoding rRNA maturation RNase YbeY, coding for MLEIDNQTPLESDFLLLEKIANILAPTQIIELVLVSDETMREINRDFRGCDYATDVLSFPLEAIPHTPLGSVVINMPLAQENALKLGHRLEEEIALLFIHGVLHLLGYDHEKDKGEQRQKESELIKAFDLPLSLIERAQD
- the hofH gene encoding outer membrane beta-barrel protein HofH; this translates as MKKASQVLFFGAFLSSSLQGFEAKLNGFVDQSSTIGFNQHKINKERGIYPMQQFATIAGYLGLGFSLLPKKVSDHVLKGKIGGMVGSIFYDGTKKFEDGSVAYNLFGYYDGFMGGYTNILQSDDLGTQNMKYNKNVRNYVFSDAYLEYAYKNYFEIKAGRYLSTMPYKSGQTQGFQVSGQYKHARLTWFSSFGRAFAYGSFLMDWFAARTTYSGGFTKNDKGGYDSHGRKVLYGTHAVQLTYKPHRFLIEGFYYLSPQIFNAPGVKIGWDSNPNFSGTGFRSDTAVIGFFPIYYPWMIVKSNGSPVYRYDTPATQNGQNLIIRQRFDINNYNVSIAFYKVFQNANGWIGNMGNPSGVIMGSNSVYAGFTGTALKRDAATILLSCGGTHFAKKFTWKFATQYSNSVVSWEARAMISLGYKFTEYLSGSVDLAYYGVHTNKGFKPGENGPVPKNFPALYSDRSALYTALVASF
- a CDS encoding NAD(P)-binding domain-containing protein, producing MNQEILDVLIVGAGPGGIATAVECEIAGVKKVLLCEKTESHSGMIEKFYKAGKRIDKDYKKQVVELKGHIPFKDSFKEETLENFTNLLKEHRITPSYKTDIESVKKEGEYFKITTTSNATYHAKFVVVAIGKMGQPNRPTTYKIPVALSKQVVFSINDCKENEKTLVIGGGNSAVEYAIALCKTTPTTLNYRKKEFSRINEDNAKNLQEVLNNNTLKSKLEVDIESLEEDGTQIKVNFTDNTSESFDRLLYAIGGSTPLEFFKRCSLELDPSTNIPVVKENLESNNIPNLFIVGDILFKSGASIATALNHGYDVAVEIAKRL
- a CDS encoding flavodoxin, which gives rise to MGKIGIFFGTDSGNAEAIAEKISKAIGNAEVIDVAKASKEQFNSFTKVILVAPTAGAGDLQTDWEDFLGTLESSDFANKTIGLVGLGDQDTYSETFAEGIFHIYEKAKAGKVVGQTPTDGYHFEASKAVEGGKFVGLVIDEDNQDDLTDERISKWVEQIKGSFA
- the ccoS gene encoding cbb3-type cytochrome oxidase assembly protein CcoS — encoded protein: MNTEILTIMLVVSVLMGLIGLIAFLWGVKSGQFDDEKRMLESVLYDSTSDLNEAILQEKRQEN